The DNA sequence TATATCCATTTCCGTATTATGGCTTCTATAAAATAAAATATCTTTATAATGCACACTGCCTATTATTTTATCTTTTTCTCCCTTATAAACGGGAAGACGAGAAAACATAGTTTTACGAAAAATGCTTACCATATTTTCGAGTGATGAATTTATATCGAGGCTGACAATATCCTCTTTTTTTGTCATTATGCTTTGCAGTTTTAATTCATGGAGCCTCACAGCTCGTTTAATTAATTCATGCTCTCCCGTTTGAAAAGTCCCGTCTGCCAAACTTATATTTATAAGAGTTTCCAAATAATCTTCGGAAAGTTCGGAGTTTTGATTGTTCTGTTTTTTTGAAACAAGTTTAATAATAAAATTAGACATGAGCGAAAAAATAAAAATAAAGGGTTTTAAAAGAAGCCTTACAACCGATAAGGGTACTAAAAATGTTTTTGTAATTTCTACGGCATTGTAAGCGGCTACAGCCTTGGGTAAGATTTCAGCAAAGATAATTATAAGAACAGTTGTAATAGCGGTAGCCGCCGGAATATGCTGCTGTCCGTACATATCTATCACAAAGGCTGTTATCAAAGCCGAAGAAAGGGTGTTTACAAAATTGGTGCCTATCAGGGTTGCACTTACAATTTCATCTTTTCTTTCAATAAGAAAAGCAAGTCTTCGGCTTTTTTTTGTCCGGCTTTTTTTTATTGTCTTATATTCGGTTCTTGTAATTGCAGTAATTGCCGTTTCGGTTGCAGAAAAAAAGAATGCGCAAAAAAGAAGAGCTATAAATTCTATTATCATTAAGGCTAATTCTAACTTCATTCTTCATCTCCCGCAATATTTACTTGCAGTTCGCTTATTCTGTTTCCTTCGGTTTTTATAACCGTAAAATTATAGTTTTCTATTTTTATTGTAGAACCTATTTGCGGAACCTCTCCGCATTTTTCCATAATAAGACCGCCTATTGTGTCATAATACTCGGAAGAAAATGAAGTTCCCAGATTTTCATTTAAATCGCTCAGCCTCATGCTGCCTAAAATAGTTTGACTAATATTTTGAGTTGATTCATCATTTATATTATCAAGATTGGGTTCTTCTGCAGCGGCATCATCGGTATCGTATTCATCGGCTATGTTCCCGAATATCTCTTCATTTAAGTCTTCAAGAGTTGCAATACCTAAAGTTCCGCCGTATTCGTCGATAACCACAACCATATTCTGCTTTTCTTTTCTAAATATTTCCTGCAACTTTGAAAGCTCGGTATTTTCAAAAACAAGAACAGGTTTGCGTAAATATTTTTTTATATCGAATTTTTCTTTTGACTCCTGTAAGAAATCCTTTGCAGCCGCTTCCGAAAATAAAAAATCTTTAATATAAAAAATACCGATAATTTCATCTATGTCTTCTTCATAAACCGGAAACCTTGAAAATCGTGAAGAGTGAGAAAGCCCTATAATTTCTTCCGGGTTTACATCAGCTGTAAGGCCTATTATATCGGGTCTGGGCGTCATAATATTTTTTACGGTTATATCGCCGTAGCTTAATATTTTTTCGAGGACGGCTTTTTCTTCCGAGCGAAGATCTCCATGTTCTTGGCGTACATCAAAGAAATCTTTTAGGTCTTCATCGGTTAAGGCCTCATTCGATTGCAGGTTTTTTACGCCTAAAAATTTTAAAAAGAATTTTGTAAAACCCGAAAAGAGCCATTCAAGAGGGGCAAGCACTTTAATTAAAAACAAAATAAAGCCTGAAAATTTTAAGGCGATCGGTTCGGAAAAAACCAAAGCAATTGATTTAGGAAGTATCTCTCCGAAAATTAAAATTGCAATAGTTGCAGCCGTTACTGCAATGCTTAACCCTTTAGCCCCAACAAGCTCTACCATTAAAGCCGTTAATATTACCGATATTAAAATATTTACCAGACTGTTTCCTATCAGAGAAGTTGTTAAAAACTTTTGTTTATTTTTTAAAATTTTTTCGACTCTTGCAGCCTTTTTATTTTTCTTTTCGCGTAAATATTTTATTTTCAATTTATTTACGGATAAAAAGGCTGTTTCCCCCGATGAAAACATCATCGATAAAAAAAGAAGAACAATTAAAAGTAAAATATAAAACCATTGCGGAGGAGGTTCGTT is a window from the Treponema denticola genome containing:
- a CDS encoding hemolysin family protein, which gives rise to MKLELALMIIEFIALLFCAFFFSATETAITAITRTEYKTIKKSRTKKSRRLAFLIERKDEIVSATLIGTNFVNTLSSALITAFVIDMYGQQHIPAATAITTVLIIIFAEILPKAVAAYNAVEITKTFLVPLSVVRLLLKPFIFIFSLMSNFIIKLVSKKQNNQNSELSEDYLETLINISLADGTFQTGEHELIKRAVRLHELKLQSIMTKKEDIVSLDINSSLENMVSIFRKTMFSRLPVYKGEKDKIIGSVHYKDILFYRSHNTEMDINKIIRRALFIPKTANIFSAIKTMSKNKRNMAFVIDEYGSTAGLITIDDISTAIFGSIQDEYAKTKTNPLSGMKIVDGTHILIPGAVPIIQLNSILNTDFHSDYNDTIGGLILETAEYLPKEGELITIGEVDFKVEKVETSKIISLIADVSKLTAGAQFPKAFQ
- a CDS encoding hemolysin family protein; this translates as MNEPPPQWFYILLLIVLLFLSMMFSSGETAFLSVNKLKIKYLREKKNKKAARVEKILKNKQKFLTTSLIGNSLVNILISVILTALMVELVGAKGLSIAVTAATIAILIFGEILPKSIALVFSEPIALKFSGFILFLIKVLAPLEWLFSGFTKFFLKFLGVKNLQSNEALTDEDLKDFFDVRQEHGDLRSEEKAVLEKILSYGDITVKNIMTPRPDIIGLTADVNPEEIIGLSHSSRFSRFPVYEEDIDEIIGIFYIKDFLFSEAAAKDFLQESKEKFDIKKYLRKPVLVFENTELSKLQEIFRKEKQNMVVVIDEYGGTLGIATLEDLNEEIFGNIADEYDTDDAAAEEPNLDNINDESTQNISQTILGSMRLSDLNENLGTSFSSEYYDTIGGLIMEKCGEVPQIGSTIKIENYNFTVIKTEGNRISELQVNIAGDEE